A genome region from Arthrobacter agilis includes the following:
- a CDS encoding GntR family transcriptional regulator, which yields MRIDVVVDRLLMLMAELNDRGESRLPAERALALQLGVARGTLRKALEWLQSEGVVERRVGRNGGTLVRQEHPVMLLEGLDPHAPFKVHRQLHRIQGIPALLNEQGILSTTRVLRTEERGANSTETARLGLPPGARVLVILRLRLANSEPLSLEQMTLPAGRFPNLLDRSLNSLYELFERDYGVTLAAVDETINISRASASVAQLLKVTIGTPLFDIDRISRDGSGVPVELSHDLFNATVTTLTHTANRYADGTGLNDDGEHHVSAQFH from the coding sequence ATGAGGATCGATGTCGTCGTCGATCGTCTCCTGATGCTGATGGCTGAACTGAATGACCGCGGGGAATCAAGGCTCCCGGCTGAGAGAGCCCTGGCGTTGCAACTCGGCGTGGCCCGCGGGACCCTCCGCAAGGCCCTCGAGTGGCTGCAGAGCGAGGGCGTCGTGGAACGTCGTGTGGGCCGCAACGGCGGGACTCTTGTCCGGCAGGAGCATCCCGTGATGCTCCTGGAAGGGCTGGACCCTCATGCTCCCTTCAAGGTGCATCGCCAGTTGCACCGGATCCAGGGCATCCCGGCGCTGCTAAACGAGCAGGGAATTCTTTCGACCACCCGCGTGCTCAGAACCGAGGAACGCGGTGCCAACAGCACGGAGACCGCACGTCTCGGCCTTCCTCCCGGCGCACGGGTCCTCGTCATCCTGCGCCTGCGCCTGGCGAATTCCGAGCCGCTCTCGCTGGAGCAGATGACCTTGCCGGCCGGACGGTTCCCGAACCTGCTGGATCGCTCGTTGAACTCGCTGTACGAGCTGTTCGAGCGGGACTACGGCGTGACCTTGGCGGCCGTGGACGAAACCATCAACATCTCCCGGGCGAGCGCGAGCGTCGCCCAACTCTTGAAGGTCACCATCGGGACTCCCCTGTTCGACATCGATCGGATCTCCCGGGACGGATCCGGTGTACCCGTCGAGCTGTCCCATGACCTGTTCAACGCCACCGTCACCACCCTCACCCACACGGCGAACCGATACGCCGATGGCACCGGGCTCAACGATGACGGGGAGCACCATGTATCCGCTCAGTTCCACTAG
- a CDS encoding amidase family protein: MRTESLLSAWARTSRAACACPAAQCGIVGFKPTQGTVPYAPASNWRSAGPMGTTVADVREIFDVVSRHDESDQWSFPYDLAERPSRYAPADVKGLSVGVIDWPGYGPRMDAETRALFERLLESLSHAGARLSEHKPGITDADFEDLDLCLTTRCEAEVRSAPPDRRSQLLPAVARWAASSPPRSAADHYDSLERLSARAVHLLAAGSRFDLLVSPVMGVHQFPADHFGPDTTMPLLYHANYTAWFNQTGQPALSLCMGFSPGGMPIGVQVVGRRRTDGWLLDVGQSLEDLLSVEREWPGPSQNQRTPTRDAT, from the coding sequence TTGCGTACGGAGTCACTCCTGTCGGCCTGGGCACGGACATCGCGGGCAGCGTGCGCCTGCCCGGCTGCACAGTGTGGCATCGTCGGCTTCAAACCGACGCAGGGCACCGTCCCCTATGCCCCTGCCAGCAACTGGCGTTCGGCCGGTCCGATGGGCACGACCGTCGCCGACGTACGCGAGATCTTCGACGTCGTCTCCCGCCATGACGAATCCGACCAGTGGTCCTTCCCCTACGACCTGGCAGAACGGCCGTCCCGGTACGCACCGGCCGACGTGAAGGGACTCAGCGTCGGTGTCATCGACTGGCCGGGTTACGGGCCGCGGATGGATGCCGAGACCCGCGCCCTGTTCGAACGGCTCCTCGAGTCACTGTCCCACGCCGGTGCACGTCTGTCCGAGCACAAGCCGGGCATCACCGACGCCGACTTCGAGGACCTGGACCTGTGCCTCACGACACGGTGTGAAGCCGAGGTGCGTTCGGCGCCTCCGGACCGCCGCTCGCAGTTGCTCCCGGCCGTAGCTCGGTGGGCGGCCTCCTCCCCGCCCCGTAGCGCCGCTGACCACTACGACAGCCTGGAGCGCCTTTCCGCGCGGGCCGTGCACCTCCTGGCAGCCGGCTCCCGCTTCGATCTGCTCGTATCCCCGGTGATGGGTGTCCATCAGTTTCCAGCCGATCACTTCGGCCCCGACACGACCATGCCGCTGCTGTACCACGCCAACTACACCGCCTGGTTCAATCAGACCGGTCAGCCCGCGCTGAGCCTCTGCATGGGGTTCTCGCCCGGCGGGATGCCCATCGGTGTCCAGGTGGTCGGGCGACGCCGGACAGACGGGTGGCTCTTGGACGTCGGTCAGAGCCTGGAAGACCTGCTCTCGGTCGAACGGGAGTGGCCGGGGCCAAGCCAGAATCAACGAACTCCGACGAGGGACGCGACATGA
- a CDS encoding inositol monophosphatase family protein, which produces MTIDARFQNALSILEAGADMARSWFDEAHFRVEQKDDGTPVTEADRSVEQHLRDELSRHFPDDGLLGEEFPEVEGTSGGRWIMDPIDGTKSFIHGVPLYSTLLAYESAQGVEFGAIALPSLNRLVYAQSGRGCFDGQGRQVNTSSRREVREAYVLSTWLEDWPLDLVARIQTQDGIIRTWGDGFGYALVAAGQADALLDFTVSPFDVAPMPVIMKEAGGIFTDFDGLDSIYSGVGLASATRELHDALLRGIAESVGSPA; this is translated from the coding sequence ATGACCATCGATGCACGGTTCCAGAATGCCCTCAGTATCCTCGAGGCGGGTGCGGACATGGCTCGTTCCTGGTTCGACGAAGCACATTTCCGGGTCGAACAGAAAGACGATGGAACGCCCGTCACGGAGGCCGACCGCAGCGTGGAGCAACACCTCCGCGACGAGCTCTCACGTCACTTTCCCGATGACGGCCTGCTGGGTGAGGAATTCCCGGAGGTCGAGGGGACGTCCGGCGGCCGCTGGATCATGGACCCGATCGACGGCACCAAGTCCTTCATCCACGGTGTGCCGCTGTACTCCACACTCCTGGCGTACGAATCGGCGCAGGGAGTCGAATTCGGCGCCATTGCCCTGCCCAGCCTGAATCGTCTGGTCTACGCGCAGTCGGGCCGCGGATGCTTCGATGGGCAGGGCCGGCAAGTGAACACCTCGAGCCGCCGAGAAGTGCGAGAAGCCTACGTGCTCTCGACGTGGCTCGAGGACTGGCCGCTGGACCTCGTAGCCCGGATCCAGACTCAGGACGGCATCATCCGTACCTGGGGTGATGGATTCGGCTACGCGCTCGTTGCTGCCGGACAAGCGGATGCGTTGCTCGACTTCACGGTCTCGCCCTTCGACGTGGCTCCGATGCCGGTCATCATGAAAGAGGCCGGGGGGATCTTCACCGACTTCGACGGCCTCGATTCGATCTACTCCGGAGTAGGTCTGGCCTCAGCCACGCGCGAGCTGCATGATGCCCTGCTGCGGGGTATCGCGGAGTCTGTCGGTTCACCAGCGTAG
- a CDS encoding HNH endonuclease signature motif containing protein, which yields MDIAPLAHPQGTGSPLESMRSELLAFAQELTERHLLLSKHDVVRALEDIEDLSKIIDHLQIVAARAVQDHGVAGTGEQEASDSLLVRAQQSLSTVQDDVSGGACGSRSAGAEQRNNDRFLPEFKTCADFLRGRLGISHSEANRRLRLAASLLPETTAFGSATPAPMSALGAAASAGVVSGRAVSIIHDAVQRVRSFATPVQLDSMEHHLTRQAVESDEDLLRVLARRWEGVLNQDGQEPTEKVLKARQGVFLRGRRNGLHFLEIGATDEQFEHLVTVMNTATNPRAKAATLQNNEDPAGDRDRADGMNGENETGDAGGCSTGGRQSERDDADVADVSAGDTDRPTRPQSLLDGLVAACRIALSTDRLPAAGGHRPQVMVTISYSDLVGEMGRAGHAVFGQQMSARCIRRLACDADIIPMVLGGQGQILDLGRAQRLFPAHLRRGLVARDKGCAFPDCSIPAPWCEAHHITPWAKGGTTSISQGVLLCSRHHHVIHEGDWNVESKHGIPWFSPPGYLDPDRSPRRNTYWQVEEAVHEQLRNAERGRSAASAPLLYSPTAAPATPAAVVVL from the coding sequence ATGGACATCGCACCGCTCGCGCACCCCCAGGGAACGGGTAGCCCCCTGGAATCGATGCGGTCGGAACTGCTCGCTTTCGCGCAGGAGCTGACCGAGCGTCACCTTCTCCTCAGCAAGCATGACGTGGTGCGAGCGCTCGAGGACATCGAGGACCTCTCGAAGATCATCGATCATCTCCAGATCGTTGCCGCTCGAGCTGTTCAGGACCACGGCGTCGCCGGCACCGGGGAGCAGGAGGCTTCCGACTCCCTCCTCGTGCGGGCGCAGCAAAGCCTGTCGACAGTGCAGGACGACGTCTCCGGGGGTGCCTGCGGGAGTAGGTCAGCAGGTGCCGAACAGCGGAACAATGACAGGTTCCTCCCGGAGTTCAAGACATGTGCTGACTTTCTGCGAGGCAGACTCGGCATCAGCCACAGCGAAGCGAATCGCCGGCTGAGGCTCGCGGCAAGCCTTCTGCCCGAGACCACCGCATTCGGTTCTGCCACTCCGGCGCCGATGAGCGCCCTCGGTGCTGCAGCGAGCGCAGGCGTGGTCAGCGGACGCGCTGTATCGATCATTCATGATGCAGTGCAACGAGTGCGGTCCTTTGCAACGCCGGTGCAACTCGATTCGATGGAGCACCACCTCACGCGGCAGGCAGTCGAATCGGACGAGGATCTCCTGCGCGTCCTGGCACGACGGTGGGAGGGCGTGCTCAACCAGGACGGGCAGGAACCCACCGAGAAGGTCCTCAAGGCACGACAGGGTGTCTTCCTCAGGGGCAGGCGCAACGGTCTGCATTTCCTGGAGATCGGCGCCACCGACGAGCAGTTCGAGCATCTGGTCACCGTCATGAACACTGCGACGAACCCGAGGGCAAAAGCGGCCACCCTTCAGAACAACGAGGATCCGGCCGGCGATCGAGACCGAGCCGACGGGATGAATGGCGAGAACGAAACGGGTGATGCCGGTGGATGCTCCACGGGCGGGCGCCAGAGCGAGAGGGACGACGCCGATGTGGCTGACGTCAGCGCGGGTGATACAGACCGGCCGACACGACCACAGAGCCTCCTCGACGGACTGGTTGCCGCCTGCAGGATCGCTTTGTCGACCGACAGGCTTCCCGCAGCAGGCGGACATCGGCCCCAGGTCATGGTGACAATCAGCTATTCCGACCTCGTGGGCGAGATGGGACGTGCCGGGCACGCTGTGTTCGGGCAGCAGATGAGCGCACGATGCATCCGCAGGCTGGCCTGTGATGCAGACATCATTCCGATGGTCCTCGGCGGACAGGGTCAGATCCTCGACCTCGGGCGGGCACAACGCCTCTTCCCCGCGCATCTGCGCCGCGGACTCGTTGCGAGGGACAAGGGCTGCGCCTTCCCCGACTGCTCGATTCCGGCACCCTGGTGCGAGGCCCACCACATAACGCCCTGGGCCAAAGGTGGAACAACGAGTATCAGCCAGGGCGTCCTCCTGTGCTCGCGTCATCATCACGTGATCCACGAGGGGGACTGGAACGTCGAATCGAAGCACGGCATCCCCTGGTTCAGCCCGCCGGGATACCTCGACCCGGACCGGAGTCCCCGAAGAAATACGTACTGGCAGGTGGAGGAAGCCGTCCACGAGCAGCTTCGTAACGCCGAACGTGGACGATCTGCTGCGAGCGCCCCACTGCTGTACTCACCGACGGCCGCCCCAGCCACACCAGCCGCCGTCGTCGTCCTCTAA
- a CDS encoding GntR family transcriptional regulator, with protein MTGPDTPDASERPLDAGSSEPLHLQLRGHLRAQILNHSLPPGTSLPSEAQLQVRYGVSRSVVRQALGALTDEGLIERGRGRGSTVAPRREHHRLVHRTSGLSAQLGSTGATVGTEVLSLTLQDADASTAVLGSDQVLALERLRTADGVPIAVIHTWLPAPTFSDLTAEELRDASLHATLGEKFGVRITSGRRQIRAVPGDEDLLRLLQLEASSPVLLLEGTSFDQDGRPVEVFSTWHHPDHVVFDIDIQQEPSAPRGLAGPTSSLASDNPDTIADRARQLGAELLRFADGLSSADR; from the coding sequence ATGACCGGACCAGACACCCCTGATGCCTCGGAGCGGCCGCTGGATGCCGGGAGCAGCGAACCGCTGCACCTGCAGCTACGCGGGCATCTGCGGGCGCAGATCCTGAACCATTCGCTACCGCCGGGCACCTCGCTGCCCAGCGAGGCACAGCTGCAGGTGCGGTACGGGGTGTCCCGGTCCGTGGTGCGTCAGGCCCTGGGCGCGCTGACCGATGAAGGGCTGATCGAGCGGGGCCGCGGGCGCGGCAGTACCGTGGCCCCACGCCGTGAGCACCACCGGCTGGTGCACCGCACGTCCGGGTTGTCGGCGCAGCTAGGCAGCACCGGGGCGACCGTCGGTACGGAGGTGCTCTCGCTGACGCTGCAGGATGCCGATGCGTCGACGGCCGTCCTCGGCAGCGATCAGGTCCTGGCGCTCGAGCGGCTGCGCACGGCCGACGGCGTGCCTATCGCCGTCATCCATACCTGGCTCCCGGCGCCTACCTTCTCCGACCTGACGGCGGAGGAGCTCCGGGACGCGTCGCTGCACGCGACCCTCGGCGAGAAGTTCGGGGTGCGGATCACGTCCGGCAGGCGGCAGATCCGGGCCGTCCCGGGCGACGAGGACCTGTTGCGGCTGCTGCAGCTGGAGGCGTCGTCGCCCGTGCTCCTGCTGGAGGGCACGAGCTTCGACCAGGACGGGCGGCCCGTGGAGGTCTTCTCGACCTGGCACCATCCGGACCATGTGGTGTTCGACATCGACATCCAGCAGGAGCCGTCGGCGCCCCGCGGGCTGGCCGGCCCGACGTCGTCTCTCGCGTCCGACAACCCTGACACGATTGCGGACCGGGCCCGCCAACTGGGCGCAGAGCTCCTGCGCTTCGCGGACGGTCTCTCGAGCGCTGACCGCTGA